One region of Camelina sativa cultivar DH55 chromosome 6, Cs, whole genome shotgun sequence genomic DNA includes:
- the LOC104790749 gene encoding defensin-like protein 206: MAKNINSVCFTVLLVVFIMATTEILKSDAAPACFTFLDECGPDPFPGTNVDCTKCCRSTYKGQHVCKGVVEGSENHCHCYQRTKKE; the protein is encoded by the exons atggcAAAGAACATTAACTCAGTTTGTTTCACCGTTCTCTTGGTTGTCTTTATCATGGCTACCACTG AAATCCTGAAGAGCGATGCTGCACCTGCATGCTTCACGTTCTTAGACGAGTGCGGCCCAGACCCGTTCCCTGGTACGAACGTTGATTGCACTAAATGTTGCAGAAGCACATACAAGGGTCAACATGTATGTAAAGGGGTTGTTGAGGGAAGCGAGAACCACTGCCATTGCtaccaaagaacaaaaaaagagtga